In Silene latifolia isolate original U9 population chromosome X, ASM4854445v1, whole genome shotgun sequence, the following proteins share a genomic window:
- the LOC141623612 gene encoding uncharacterized protein LOC141623612 has protein sequence MAANAFIVRSFQLKIDTIVQEAPKLFRRLNIIMAPNAIWNLLNNENPTLGRLRHLIVGDRSQISPAITTDFVSDEAVNRKRQELNILNNEVIILFQRLQTVLNWIVVIDLCCQGGQIIIRPENERDAIRMIEIYTDHVEAVIDERRREERRREIEPSSSSDDSGNLQLW, from the exons ATGGCTGCAAATGCCTTTATAGTCAGAAGCTTCCAACTGAAAATTGATACAATAGTGCAGGAAGCCCCTAAACTATTTAGGCGCCTAAATATCATCATGGCACCAAACGCAATATGGAACCTATTGAATAATGAAAATCCCACCCTAGGAAGGCTAAGACATCTTATTGTTGGAGATAGAAGCCAAATTTCACCAGCAATAACAACTGATTTTGTTTCAGATG AAGCTGTGAACAGAAAACGACAGGAATTAAATATCCTGAACAATGAAGTTATCATACTCTTTCAAAGGCTTCAAACAGTCCTAAACTGGATCGTGGTTATTGACCTCTGTTGTCAAGGAGGGCAGATTATCATACGCCCAGAAAATGAACGTGACGCAATCAGAATGATTGAAATTTATACTGATCATGTTGAGGCAGTAATTGATGAAAGACGAAGGGAAGAAAGACGAAGAGAAATTGAAccatcttcttcttctgatgATAGCGGTAACCTACAGCTTTGGTAA
- the LOC141623611 gene encoding uncharacterized protein LOC141623611 isoform X2, which translates to MPTVSSKLMAPIPGVKTDFLGSRLDRRTQIVIPFQGLLLQITKHLHFPTPKYKLIDVQTNSAVVLVYTDSGPEAYTYVGGPSLTIHKSCQKAAQIAVRDLMVRFNIWIEDISISKRREIDRCAGLYKLKRQEILNLSRGIVGRPLLEKLGRGAPIGSEQVIVDFTGILQLIISKCHIQSSDLETIAHGRSKYTAWMTLTSLKGSYDSQTFFSVLFDHIEDAVNSLAKTVIDYLIPIYNLEIIDANYNPKLTAYAAILCAPEMESYMAAKERFLGMEIMVPTPSLLPVKICSGEKDLGFKIPTMISIPVPPKKRPYKTASMQISVETKMQNGQRKIFKVPEELPTVFKRAKQN; encoded by the exons ATGCCAACTGTGAGTTCAAAG TTAATGGCGCCAATTCCAGGTGTTAAGACTGATTTTCTAGGAAGTAGATTGGATCGACGAACACAAATAGTCATTCCCTTCCAAGGCCTGCTATTACAGATAACTAAACATCTACATTTCCCTACCCCAAAATATAAGCTGATAGATGTTCAAACAAACAGTGCAGTTGTGTTAGTTTACACGGATTCTGGGCCAGAAGCATATACTTATGTAGGTGGCCCATCTTTAACTATACATAAATCCTGTCAGAAGGCTGCACAAATTGCTGTTCGTGACTTAATGGTGAGGTTTAACATTTGGATTGAGGATATCTCTATTTCAAAACGTAGGGAAATTGACCGGTGTGCTGGTCTCTATAAGTTAAAACGGCAGGAGATACTCAATCTTAGTAGGGGTATTGTAGGGCGTCCACTACTTGAGAAGCTAGGAAGGGGTGCACCTATTGGGAGTGAACAAGTTATTGTAGACTTCACTGGTATACTACAGTTGATTATCAGCAAATGTCATATCCAGAGCTCTGACCTTGAAACTATTGCACATGGTCGTTCTAAATATACTGCTTGGATGACCCTTACCTCCCTCAAAGGTAGTTATGACAGTCAAACGTTTTTCAGTGTATTGTTTGATCATATCGAGGATGCAGTGAATAGCCTGGCAAAGACAGTCATTGACTATCTCATACCCATTTACAACTTGGAAATTATTGATGCAAATTATAACCCTAAACTAACCGCATACGCAGCTATCTTGTGTGCTCCTGAAATGGAAAGCTACATGGCTGCGAAAGAGCGATTTTTAGGAATGGAGATTATGGTTCCAACTCCAAGTTTGCTACCTGTGAAGATTTGTTCGGGAGAGAAAGATTTAGGCTTTAAGATCCCTACTATGATCTCTATTCCTGTCCCACCTAAAAAAAGGCCTTACAAGACAGCATCCATGCAAATATCTGTTGAAACCAAAATGCAAAATGGCCAAAGGAAAATTTTTAAGGTCCCTGAGGAACTCCCTACAGTGTTCAAACGGGCCAAACAAAACTAG